The Lycium barbarum isolate Lr01 chromosome 10, ASM1917538v2, whole genome shotgun sequence genome includes a region encoding these proteins:
- the LOC132613690 gene encoding protein ACTIVITY OF BC1 COMPLEX KINASE 1, chloroplastic-like has translation MEGICTSCLYTWITPSSIEYKRRRKHLNTVKKNRSLSPRICAVSSVSEESGVLVKDISRTSALEQLDIERGVCIPFRKYSPELVRNKVLESRGQILSLVGRGIEIVWSLGLYYTTLVYDYLVGRDEEVVPFRARQLRKLLCDLGPSFIKAGQVLANRPDIIREDYMNELCILQDDVPAFPNQVAFNIIEEELGQPLEAVFSKISSKTIAAASLGQVYRATLRATGEDVAIKVQRPQIEPIIYRDLFLFRTLASFLNGISLQKLGCNAELIVDEFGEKLLEELDYTLEARNIEDFLENFKDDPTVKIPKAYRQLSGSRVLVMEWIDGIRCTDPQAIRDEGIDVDGFLTVGVSAALRQLLEFGLFHGDPHPGNIFAMRDGRIAYVDFGNVAVLSQQNKQILIDAVVHAVNEDYAEMANDFTRLGFLASGTDVAPIVPALEAIWQNSLEKGLADFNFRSVTGKFNQLVYNYPIRIPERFSLVIRSLLTQEGICLTLEPRFKFLEVAYPYVAKRLLTDPNPALRERLIQVLFKDGLFQWKRLENLISLAKENVTKLSKNPAFQGNNRGTIKHLKNEQKLDLTDTIKDGARLFIIDEGIRRQLLLALTEDSKLHIQEVVDVYRLLEDQVDVPSMALGLAQDLPSVARDILLSWSSSVLSDR, from the exons atggagggaaTTTGTACTAGTTGTTTGTACACTTGGATAACCCCATCATCAATTGAGTACAAAAGAAGAAGGAAACACTTGAATACAGTTAAAAAGAACCGATCTTTATCTCCAAGAATTTGTGCAGTGAGTAGTGTTTCAGAGGAAAGCGGTGTGCTAGTGAAGGACATTTCAAGAACTAGTGCTTTGGAGCAACTTGATATTGAACGTGGTGTCTGCATTCCATTTCGCAAATACTCACCAGAATTA GTGAGAAACAAGGTGTTAGAGTCAAGAGGACAGATTTTGTCTTTGGTTGGTAGAGGAATAGAGATTGTGTGGAGTTTGGGGCTTTATTACACTACACTGGTGTATGATTATTTGGTGGGTCGTGACGAAGAGGTTGTTCCTTTCCGTGCTCGGCAGCTGAGGAagttgttgtgtgatttgggacCTTCTTTCATCAAAGCAGGACAG GTGCTTGCAAACAGGCCGGATATCATCAGAGAAGATTACATGAATGAACTTTGCATTCTTCAAGATGATGTTCCTGCGTTTCCTAATCAG GTTGCTTTTAACATCATAGAAGAGGAATTGGGCCAGCCTCTTGAAGCTGTTTTCagcaaaatttcttcaaaaactATTGCAGCTGCAAGTTTGGGTCAAGTATACCGTGCTACTTTACGTGCTACAGGGGAAGATGTTGCCATAAAG GTGCAAAGGCCTCAGATAGAGCCTATCATCTACAGAGATCTTTTTCTCTTCCGCACTCTAGCCTCATTCTTGAATGGCATCAGCCTACAGAAACTGGGGTGTAACGCTGAGCTTATAGTTGATGAATTTGGTGAGAAGCTATTGGAGGAGTTGGATTATACCTTG GAAGCTCGTAATATCGAAGACTTCTTGGAAAATTTCAAAGATGACCCTACTGTTAAAATACCTAAGGCTTACAGACAGCTTTCTGGTTCACGTGTTTTGGTGATGGAGTGGATTGATGGAATTCGGTGCACTGACCCACAG GCAATCAGAGATGAAGGAATTGATGTAGATGGATTTTTGACTGTTGGAGTTAGCGCAGCCTTGCGGCAGCTGCTCGAATTCGGCCTATTCCACGGGGACCCTCACCCTGGGAATATCTTTGCTATGCGTGATGGACGCATTGCCTATGTGGACTTTGGCAATGTTGCTGTGCTCAGTCAG CAAAATAAACAGATTCTGATTGATGCTGTTGTCCATGCGGTGAATGAGGACTATGCCGAGATGGCAAATGATTTTACCAGGCTTGGATTCCTAGCTAGTGGAACTGATGTTGCCCCGATTGTTCCAGCATTAGAAGCAATATGGCAAAACTCGCTTGAAAAAGGACTTGCTGACTTTAATTTCAGAAGTGTTACAG GAAAATTCAATCAACTAGTTTACAACTATCCTATTCGGATACCAGAAAGGTTTTCTCTCGTTATTCGTTCTCTATTGACTCAAGAAGGCATTTGTTTGACCCTGGAGCCACGTTTCAAGTTTCTGGAG GTAGCCTATCCATATGTGGCAAAGCGTCTCCTAACAGATCCTAACCCAGCTTTGCGTGAACGCCTTATACAG GTTCTGTTCAAGGATGGTCTCTTCCAGTGGAAACGACTGGAGAACCTAATATCTCTAGCAAAGGAAAATGTCACAAAACTGAGCAAAAACCCTGCATTTCAAGGGAATAATAG AGGAACAATCAAACATTTGAAGAATGAACAGAAATTAGACCTAACTGACACAATCAAGGATGGAGCTCGACTTTTCATAATTGACGAAGGAATTCGCAGGCAGCTTCTTCTTGCTTTGACCGAAGACTCCAAGCTTCACATTCAAGAA GTAGTTGATGTATATAGACTGCTCGAAGACCAGGTAGATGTACCTTCAATGGCTTTGGGACTAGCACAAG atttaccATCCGTTGCTCGAGATATATTGCTTTCATGGAGTTCCTCTGTATTATCAGACAGATAG
- the LOC132612685 gene encoding LOW QUALITY PROTEIN: threonine--tRNA ligase, mitochondrial 1-like (The sequence of the model RefSeq protein was modified relative to this genomic sequence to represent the inferred CDS: deleted 2 bases in 1 codon) → RIELPSGTVKEGKKWNTTPLDIAKEISKSLASNALIAKVNGVLWDLLRPLEGDCKLELFTFNSDEGRDTFWHSSAHILGESLERKYGCKLCIGPCTTRGEGFYYDAFYGDLGLNEDHFKGIEAEAAQAVSEKQPFECIEVSRQQALDMFSDNRFKVEIIKDLPEDKTITVYRCGPLVDLCRGPHIPNTSFVKALACTKASSAYWRGDKDRESLQRVYGISYPDKKQLKEYLAFLEEAKKFDHRELTKKQELFFFHPLSPGSCFFLPHGARVCNKLLEFMRSQYWKRGYEEVWSPNMYNMQLWETSGHAANYKENMFVFEIEKQEFGLKPMNCPGHCLIFDHRVRSYRELPLRLADFGVLHRNEASGALTGLTRVRRFQQDDAHIFCRESQIKVEVKGGLEFISYVYKIFGFTFDLKLSTRPEKYLGDIETWVKAEAALSEALNEHGKPWEINEGDGAFYGPKIDISVSDAMNRKFQCATLQLDFQLPQRFNLSYSAEDESKRERPVMIHRAILGSVERMFAILLEHFKGKWPFWLSPRQAMVCPVSDKSQSYALEVREAQVAQYNYILVVGETEASSGQVSVRVRDKPDHQVMTVDGLLGHFKDMVASFQ, encoded by the exons AGGATTGAGTTACCGAGTGGGACTGTGAAGGAGGGGAAGAAATGGAATACAACACCTTTGGATATAGCAAAGGAAATTTCGAAGAGCTTGGCTTCCAATGCTTTGATAGCAAAGGTGAATGGGGTGCTTTGGGATTTGTTGAGGCCATTGGAGGGTGACTGTAAGCTCGAGCTCTTCACTTTTAACAGCGATGAGGGCCGCGATACGTTTTGGCACTCGAGTGCTCACATTCTTGGCGAG TCATTGGAGAGGAAGTATGGTTGCAAATTGTGTATTGGACCGTGTACAACAAGAGGAGAG GGTTTCTATTATGATGCCTTTTATGGTGATCTAGGGTTAAATGAGGATCACTTTAAAGGGATTGAGGCGGAGGCAGCACAAGCTGTTTCG GAGAAACAGCCTTTTGAATGCATTGAAGTTTCACGGCAGCAAGCTCTTGATATGTTCTCTGATAATAGGTTTAAG GTTGAAATCATAAAAGATTTACCTGAAGATAAAACAATCACAGTATATAGATGTGGTCCCTTGGTTGATCTATGCCGTGGTCCGCATATTCCAAATACATCTTTTGTTAAAGCACTAGCTTGTACAAAG GCTTCATCAGCATATTGGAGGGGAGACAAGGACCGTGAAAGCTTACAAAGAGTTTATGGAATATCTTATCCCGATAAGAAACAGTTGAAG GAATACCTAGCTTTTCTGGAGGAAGCAAAGAAATTCGATCACAGAGAGCTGACTAAGAAGCAGGAGCTTTTCTTCTTTCATCCACTAAG CCCTGGAAGTTGTTTCTTTCTTCCACATGGTGCTCGAGTTTGCAACAAATTGCTGGAGTTCATGCGGAGTCAGTATTGGAAGAGAGGCTACGAGGAG GTTTGGAGTCCAAATATGTACAATATGCAGTTGTGGGAAACTTCAGGTCATGCTGCAAATTACAAGGAGAACATGTTTGTGTTTGAG ATTGAAAAGCAAGAATTTGGGCTGAAGCCAATGAACTGCCCCGGTCATTGTTTAATATTTGATCACAGGGTTCGTTCCTACAGGG AGCTACCACTTCGTCTGGCTGACTTTGGGGTTCTGCACAGGAATGAGGCCAGTGGTGCACTTACTGGCTTGACGCGTGTCAGGAGATTTCAGCAG GATGATGCTCACATCTTTTGCAGAGAGTCGCAG ATTAAGGTTGAAGTCAAGGGTGGCTTAGAGTTCATCAGCTATGTGTATAAGATATTTGGTTTCACTTTTGACCTGAAGTTATCTACG AGGCCTGAAAAATATCTCGGAGACATCGAAACTTGGGTGAAGGCTGAAGCTGCTCTTTCTGAAGCATTGAACGAGCATGGGAAGCCCTGGGAG ATCAATGAAGGAGATGGAGCATTTTACGGCCCAAAAATTGATATAAGTGTTTCTGATGCAATGAATAGGAAATTCCAGTGTGCAACATTGCAG CTTGATTTCCAACTCCCTCAACGTTTCAACCTatcatactcagcagaagatgaaagtaag agagagagaccaGTTATGATACACAGAGCGATCCTTGGGTCAGTTGAGCGTATGTTCGCTATTCTTTTGGAGCATTTCAAGGGGAAATGGCCTTTCTGGCTTAGTCCACGTCAAGCAATGGTCTGCCCTGTTTCCGACAAATCTCAATCATATGCACTTGAG GTACGAGAGGCTCAAGTGGCACAATATAACTATATTCTGGTTGTTGGAGAGACTGAAGCCAGTAGTGGCCAG GTGAGTGTTCGAGTGAGAGACAAACCTGATCATCAAGTCATGACAGTTGACGGCCTCCTTGGTCACTTCAAAGATATGGTTGCATCATTTCAGTAG